The nucleotide sequence CGAAGTCGCCGCGCAGCCCCGCCTCGTGAAGCAGCTGCTCGGTCTCGGACGGCGGGGTCCAGGGGGCGCCCTGCGGCGCGGGCTTGCGGCGGGGGTTCATGACCACGGGATGTTCCGGTAGGGGCTCGAAGGGTCCTGGGTGAGGGCGCGGTGGAGGGCGAGCGACTCCTGGTACATCGGCTCGGGGTCGCCCTCGTCGAAGTGGATCAGCCGGGCGAGGACGTAGCCGAGCGAGAACTCCTCCCAGGAGCCGTACGTCCGCCGGGCGGCTTCGAGGACCCTCAGGACGGACTCCTCGGCCTCCTGCGGATCGCAGTACCGGGCGCCGAGCGCGAGCCGTACGACGTTCACGGCGCGGCCGTGGTCGAAGGCGGCGAGGGTGTCGACCCGGCCGCCCGGCGGCAGCAGGCCGTCGGCGCGGAACCGCTCCTCGTAGTGGGTGATCCGGCGCAGGAACTCCCTGGCCTCCGCCGGGTCCTCGCCGTAGCGGTCGTCCCGCTCGGACGCGGTGCCGACCGCCGCCGCCCACTGCTCGCCGCTGGGCGCCGCGCCCAGCCGGGCGGTCAGGGTGCGCCTGATCCCCAGGACGGACTCGGGGACCCGGCCGACGAGCCGGGTGGCGATCAGGGTCCGCAGCGTGTCCCGGAAGTCCGCCCGGTGGTGGACGGCCCAGGGGTGGCGCAGCCGGGCGACGTCGGAGGGGTAGTCCTCGTACTGGGCGCGGAGCCCGTTCCACACCAGGCCGTTGAGCACGGCGAGGTGCGCGCCGAGCGCGAGGGCGTGCGCGACCGGTCCGTGCAGCTGCTCTCCGGCGTGGGTGAGCAGCCGCAGCCGGGCGGGTCCGCCGCCCCGCGCGCCCGCCTCCTGCCAGGCCCGCCGGTCGGCGGCCCGGGCGGGGAGCGCGGCCTCGTAGGGGGTGCCCGGGTTGACCGCGAGCCACCACCGGTCGTGCTGCCAGGCGGCGGCGAGCCGGGGAAGCGTGGTCTGCTGGAACACCCAGTCGGGGTGCCAGGGCGGCAGCATGCCCTCGGTCAGCACGGGTACGACGGTGCGCCGGGCGGCCTTGTCGCGCTGGGAGGGGAGGGGCGGGACGTACCCGGGGGCGTCGGCGTGCACCCGGGCCTGGAGCACGTAGAGGCGGGCCCCGCCGAGGACGTCAAGGACGGCCGCCCGGTCGCCGCGGGCCCCCGCCTCGTACAGCAGTCGCTCCGTCCGCGTCGGCGCCGCCGCCCAACTCCCCGTGGTCATGGGGAGATCCTATAAACCGGCTCGCAGGGGCGGTCGTTCGGCGGTGACAACCGGGCGGTCGAGCGGGGCGGTCGGAGCCTCGCGGTCGGAGCCGGCCGTCAGGGCAGGCGTCAGCGCAGGGCGTCAGAGCCGGGCGGACTTCAGGGACATGTGGAGCAGCAGCCGGTCCTCGCCGTCGTCCAGGTCGAGGCCGGTGAGCTGCTCGACCCGGGACAGCCGGTAGTAGAGGGTCTGGCGGTGGATGCCCAGGGCCGCCGCCGTGCGGCCCGCCTGGCCGGCGTTGTCGAGGAACACCTCGGCGGTGCGGGCCAGTTCGGCGTGGGCGGGGACGATCAGCGGGGCGACGGCCGGGTCGATCTCGGGGTGGTAGAGCGCGGCGAGCAGCCGGTACGGGCCGATCCCGGTCCACTCCGCGACCGGGCCGAGGGACGGCTGCGCGGTGGCGGCGCGGGCCGCCGTGTTGGCCTCGCGCCAGGCCGCCGGAAGCTCCGTGAGGCCCCGGCGGGGGTTCGCGATGCCGGCCGGGGCGGCGGCGCGCAGCCGGTCGGCGACCGTGTGGGCGGGGGAGAGGTCCTCGGCCGTGCGCAGCCGGACGAGGACGGCGAGGGACGCGCCCTCCGGGAGCGTGGTGACGGCCGCCGCGGCGGGGACCGACCGGATCGAGGGGGCCTCGCCCTGCCAGGGCGTCACACAGACGAGGGTGTGCAGCCCGTCCGCGCTGGGCCCGAGGGCCACCCGCAGGGCCGCGACGGCCATGTCGCTCTGCCAGCCGCGCCCGGCGGTCAGGACCGCGGCGAACTCGCGGGACAGGTCGGCGTCGGCGCGCTCCTCGTCGGCGAGGAGGCCGCCGATCCGGGTGGCGACCTCCATCGCGGCGGTCAGCTGGGCGGGGCTGGGGCCGGGCTCGGCGTCCAGCAGCCAGACGTATCCGAGGACGACGCCCCGGTGGCGTACGGGCAGACAGAGCCGGTCCCGGAAGACCCCGGCGTCCGGGGCGGCCGGGATGCGGACCGGGCCGGTCGCCCGGGTGATGCCGAAGCCCTCGAACCAGGCGCGGACCGCCGGGGTGGACTTGCGGGTCAGGATCGACCGGGTCCTGACCGGGTCCATGGCGGTGTCGTCGTCGCTGTCGTGGGCGCCGAAGGCGATCAGGCCGAAATCGCGGTTCTCCAGCGTCGCCGGCGCGCCGAGCAGCGCGGAGATCTCGTCGACCAGGTCTTGGTAATCGCCCTTCACAGCGCCATTCTCGCACCCTCTCAGACATATGTATGAGAGCGCGCCCACGGATGCGTGACAGCTGTAGATGGCGGACGATCGGAGCGATCCATAGGTTTCACGGTGGTTCTTCGTGCTGTTCCCGATTCCTTACGAAAGATCGGGTAAGGCACCCTTCGTCACCCTGTCCTTCTGGAGGTCCCCGTGCTGGGTCCCGTGATCCTCGCCGCGTCGCGCAGCGACAAGATGCGCCGTTTCGTGTCGGCCGCCCCCGGGACCAAGCAGGTCGTCGCCCGCTTCATCGCCGGTCAGACGGTTGAGGACGTCGTCCCGATCGTCCAGGAGCTGAGCGAGCGCGGCCTGGAGGTCACCCTCGACGTCGTCGGTGAGGACATCACCACCGTCGAGCAGTCGTACGCCGCCCGGGACGCGTACCTGGAGCTCATCGGCCGGCTCAAGGAGCTGGGTCTCGGCGAGCGCGCCGAGATGTCCGTGAAGCTGTCGATGTTCGGCCAGTCGCTGGAGAACGGGCACGAGCTGGCCCTCGCGAACGTCCGGCCGGTCGTCGCGGCCGCCGCCGAGATCGGCACCACGGTCACCCTGGACGCCGAGGACCACACCACCCTCGACTCGATGTTCGCCATCCACGAGGAGCTGCGGAAGGACTTCCCGCAGACCGGCTGCGTCATCCAGGCGTACCTCTTCCGCACCGAGGACGACGCCCGCCGCCTCGCCGCGAACGGCTCCCGCGTCCGCATCGTGAAGGGCGCCTACAAGGAGCCCGCCTCCGTCGCCATCCAGGACAAGCCCGAGATCGACAAGGCGTACGTCCGGATCATGAAGATCCTGATGGACGGCGAGGGCTACCCGATGATCGGCTCCCACGACCCGCGCCTGATCTCCATCGGCCAGGAGCTCGCCCGCCGCGCCGGGCGCAAGCTGGACGAGTACGAGTTCCAGATGCTGTACGGCATCCGCAGCGAGGAGCAGAACCGGCTGGCCGCCGAGGGGCACCGCATGCGCGTCTACACCGCGTACGGCACCGACTGGTACGGCTACTTCATGCGCCGCCTCGCGGAGAAGCCGGCCAACCTCCTCTTCTTCGTCCGCTCCATCCTCACCAAGGGCTGAGCCCACCTCTCACAAGGAGTATCGAGACTTATGGACGCTGTCACCCAGGTCCCCGCTCCGGTCAACGAGCCGGTGCACAGCTACGCCCCCGGTTCCCCCGAGCGCCTCCGTCTGGAGACCAAGCTCAAGGAGCTGGCCGAGAACCCGCGCGAGCTGCCGATGACCATCGGCGGCGTGAAGCGCCTCGGCGGCGGCGAGGAGTTCAAGGTCGTCCAGCCGCACAACCACAAGGCCGTCATCGGCACCTTCCGCGGCGCCACCACCCAGGACGCCCAGGACGCCGTCGACGCCGCCCTGGCCGCGGCCCCGGCGTGGCGCGCGATGTCCTTCGACGACCGCGCCGCGATCATCCTGCGCGCCGCCGAGTTGCTCGCCGGCCCGTGGCGCGAGACGCTGGCCGCGTCCACCATGCTCGGCCAGTCGAAGACCGCCCAGCAGGCCGAGATCGACACCCCGTGCGAGCTCGTCGACTTCTGGCGCTTCAACGTGGCGTACGCCCGCCAGATCCTGGCCGAGCAGCCGCCGGCGAACTCGCCCGGCGTGTGGAACCGCCTCGACCACCGCCCGCTCGAGGGCTTCGTCTACGCGATCACGCCGTTCAACTTCACGGCCATCGCGGGCAACCTGCCCACCGCCCCCGCCCTCATGGGCAACGTGGTGGTCTGGAAGCCGTCCCCGACGCAGACCCACTCCGCCGTGCTCCTCATGGAGCTCCTGGAGGAGGCCGGCCTGCCGAAGGGCGTCATCAACCTGGTGACCGGCGACGGCATCGCCGTCTCCGAGGTGGCCCTGAACCACCCGGACCTGGCCGGTATCCACTTCACCGGTTCGACCAAGACCTTCCAGCACCTGTGGAAGACGGTCGGCACCAACATCGAGAAGTACCGCTCATACCCGCGGATCGTCGGCGAGACCGGCGGCAAGGACTTCGTTGTCGCGCACCCCAGCGCCGACCGCGCCATCCTGAAGACCGCGCTGACCCGTGGCTCCTTCGAGTTCCAGGGCCAGAAGTGCTCCGCGTCCTCGCGTGCGTACATCCCGGCGTCGATCTGGAACGACGGCTTCAAGGAGGAGTTTGCGGCGGAGGTCGACGGCATCACCATGGGTGACGTCACCGACCTGTCGAACTTCATCGGCGCCGTCATCGACGAGCGTTCGTTCGCCAAGAACAAGGCCGCGATCGACCGTGCCAAGGCCGACCCGACGTGCACGATCGTCGCCGGTGGCACCTACGACGACTCGGTGGGCTACTTCGTCCGCCCGACCGTGATCGAGTGCACCGACCCGGAGAACGAGGTCTTCAAGGCCGAGTACTTCGGTCCGATCCTCGCGATCCACGTCTACGACGACAGCTCTGCCGAGAAGTACGACGAGATGCTGACCCAGATGGAGTCGGTCTCGGACTACGCCCTCACCGGCTCGGTCATCTCCGGTGACCGCGCCGCGGCCGCGTACACGATGGAGAAGCTCCGCTTCGCCGCGGGCAACTTCTACATCAACGACAAGTCGACCGGCGCCGTCGTCGGCCAGCAGCCCTTCGGCGGCGGCCGTGCCTCCGGCACCAACGACAAGGCCGGCGCCCCGCAGAACCTGATGCGCTGGACGCTGACCCGCGCCATCAAGGAGACGCTGGTCCCGCCGACCGAGTACGGCTACCCCCACATGGGCTGACGCCCCCCGCCCCCGACCCCGGGGGCCCCTGACACCGCCCCCCTCCCCGGCCCCCACCGAGGACGGGGGCGGTTCTCATGCGGCGGGCTTACCCTGCTGGGAGGGGGCTTCCGGTTGGGAGGCGCGACATGCCTGGTTCGACGACGATCCGCCCCGGGCACGGGGTCGACCCCATCGAGCACGCCGACGCGCTGCGGCTGACGTCCCTGATGAAGGAGCTGCATCGGCTGCTGACCGAGGAAGGGCCCGACCGGCTCACGGACGCGCAGATCGCGGCGCTGCGCGCGGGCGACGGGCTCCATCGGGAGGGCCTCACCGACTGGGTGGAGCGGATCGCCCGCGACCTGGAGAGGGCCACGGCCTGAGCGGCGCCCCCCCCCCGCGAGGGTGCGGGACGCGCGTCGGCGGGGTCCGCGATGCCTCACCGGTAAATCAATGGTGAGGGGTTAGGCGGGTGTGGGAGCCTTGGCCCATGACCGTGAGGACCGCGCCCACCCATGAGCTCGGGGCCGCCCGGCTCCGCTCCGTACGCGCCATGCTCGACGCCGCCTTCGACGACGACTTCTCCGACGACGACTGGGACCACACCCTCGGCGGCGTCCACGCCTGGATCGAGGACGGCGACGGCATCGCCGCCCACGGCGCCGTCGTCATGCGGCGGGCCCTCCATTGCGGGCGCTGGCACCGCGTCGGATACGTCGAAGGCGTCGCCGTCCGGGACGGTCTCAGGCGCCGGGGGCTCGGCGGGGCCGTCATGACCGAGCTGGAGCGGGTGATCGACGGGGCGTACGTCTTCGGGGCGCTCGGCGCCTCGGACGACGGGGCCGCGCTCTACCGGGCGCGCGGCTGGCGGGTCTGGGAAGGGCGGCTCGAAGCCCTGGGACCCGAGGGGGTCGTCCACCTCGCCGAGGAGGAGGGCCATGTGTTCCTGCGTCCGGCGGCCGGCCGGGAGCTGCCCGATCCGGCCGCCGCGCTCGTCTTCGACTGGCGTGACGGGGACGTGATGTGAGGGAGGGGCGGGGCGTCAGCCCTGGTCTACGCGGCCCTGGTCCACCCGGCCCTTGGTGGTCTCCAGTTGGGCGGTGACCAGCGCGGAGAACGAGGAGGTGAGGGCGATGGTGATCGCGAGCCCGCCCATCCCCAGCGTCCCGATGAAGCACGCCGCCGTCGCCCCGCCGACGATCACGGCCCACAGCACCAGCGCCACCTTGCCGCGGCGGCTCAGGAACAGCCACCGGAGCGGGGCGGCCGGACGGGCGTCCAGGGCGCCGGCCGGACCCGCCGTCGCCGCGCGCGGCCGCTTGAAGTAGCCGTACACCAGCCACTCTCCGCACAACTCCCAGCCCTCGGGCTCCAGTTCGGCCAGGACCTTGGCGCGGCGCCGGACGCCGATGACCTCGCGGCGGTACTCCCAGCGCAGCGGCGCCGTCGCCGAGCGGCGGCAGACGAACCGGCCGAGGGAGTCCAGGGACTCCACCTCCCAGCCCTGCTCGCCGTGGACGGCCAGCATGCGGCGGTCGTTGAAGAGGTCCGCCGTCCAGGTCCAGGTCTCCGCCTTGCCGTCCGGCTCGCCGGGCAGCGGCGCGAGGCCGCCGAGCTGGGCGGCGAACGCGGCGGCCGGCCCGAACTCCTCCTCCGGGGCCGTCCCGGTCCCGTCGAGGTGTCCGCGCAGGTCCTCGACGGTGGCGGCGATCTGCTCGGCCGGCACCCCCGTGGTGCGCAGCGCGTCGGAGAGCTCGGTGAAGTAGCGCTCGGATTCCGTGGTCATGTCGTGCTTCCCCCTGGGTGGAGCGTGGTCTCGACGGCGCGGTGGAAGCGCAGCCAGTCGCGGCTCTCGGTGGCGAGGTGCTCGCGCCCCCGCTCGGTGAGCCGGTAGTAGCGGCGTCCCGGGCCGCGCTCCGCCGCGCGGAACTCGGCCTCCACCAGACCGGCTTCCTCCAGGCGGTTCAGTACGGGATAGAGCGTCCCGCCCTTGATCTCGCCGAGGCCCGCCTCGGCGAGCGCCTTGGCGATCTCGTACCCGTAACTCTCCCCGTCGGTCAGCCGGGAGAGGACGAGCAGGTCGAGGACTCCCTTGAGCCAGCTGGATCTGCGGTCTGCGGCCATGGGTGTATTGCAGCACCAGCTAGGTAGGAATGCAAACTAGATAGGGTTCTAGAGCTCCTGGGCGACCAGCATCTTCCCCAGGTTCTCGCCGCGCAGCATCCCCAGGAACGCGTCCACGATCCGCTCGAAGCCCGTCACCACCGTCACGTCCAGGGGCAGCGACCCGTCCCGCAGCCGCGGCACCGCCAGGTCGTACAGCTCGTCGAGGGCGTCGGCGTGGTCCCGCACCAGGAAGCCTTCGAGCCGGATGCTCTTGCCGACCACGTCGAACAGGTTGCGCGGCGCGGGCGGGGGAGCGGAGAGCGAGTGGTACTGGCCCACCGCCCCCACCCAGGCGATCCGGCCGAACGGTCGCAGCGACGCGATCGCCGCCTCCAGATGGTCCCCGCCGACCCCGTCCAGCACGGCGTCGAGCCCCTCAGGGGCCGCCTTCGCGAGCAGCTGGGGGACCGGCCCTCCGTGGTAGTCGAAGGCCGCGTCGAAGCCCACCTCCTCCGTCAGGTACGCCACCTTGCGCGCCGAGCCCGCGCTGCCCACCAGGCGTCCCGCGCCGAGCAGCCGGGCGAGTCGGCCCGCCGCCGTGCCCACCCCGCCGGCCGCCGCCGAGACGAAGAGGTCCTCGCCCGGCTGGAGCCGCGCGATCCGGGTGAGGCCGACGTAGGCCGACAGGCCCGTACCGCCCAGCAGGCTCAGATGCGCGGCCAGCGGGACGCCGGGGCCCAGGTCCGGGATCTTGCGGGCCTTGGTCGGGGTGACCAGGGCGTGGGTCCGCCAGCCCGCGCGGTGCAGGACGAGGTCGCCGGGCCGCAGCGCGGGGTCGCGGGAGTCGAGCACGCGGCCCAGGGTGCGGCCCTCCATGGGGGAGTTCAGGGTCCAGATCTCGTCCGAGTCCATCGCCTCGCGGTGGTACGGGTCGACCGACCACTGGAGGTTCTCGACCAGGGCGGTGCCGGGCCCGGGCGCCGGGACCGGTGACTCGACGAAGGAGAAGAGGCCGGGCGTGGGGAAGCCGTCCGGACGGGCGGTCTGCTGGACGGTGATCATGGTGTCGTTCGTCATGCGCCGACCGTAGGAAGGAATCCGCGGGCCGGGCAGGGGGTAGCGTCGATGGCCGCGGCTCATCCATGAAAGTCGCTCATAGACAGAGGTGGGAGCCCCGCATGACCGATCTCGCACCCCGCGAGCTGCGCGTCCTCGTCGCCGTCGCGGAGCAGGGCGGCTTCTCGGCCGCGGCCGTCACGCTCGGCATGACGCAGTCGGCGGTCTCCCACTCGGTGCGGGGCAGCGAACGCAGGCTCGGCGCCGTCCTTTTCGACCGGGGGCGGTCCGGCGCCGTCCCGACACCGGCCGGGGAGCGGGCCCTCGGGTACGCGCGGCGGGTGCTGCGGCTCCTGGAGGTGATGGGCTCCGAGGTCAGGGCCGCCTCGCACGGCGGTTCGCGTGGCGGCGGCGCGGGTGACGGCCCGGAGGAGGTCGCCGGGCCGCTGCGGATCGCGGCCTTCCGCAGCGCGGCGCTCCATCTGCTGCCGCGCGCCCTGGGGCGGTTGACGGAGCGGCACCCGGGGATCGTGCCCGAGGTGCGGATCGTGCGGGAGGTGGGGCGGGGTACGGCGGGCGAGGTGCTCGACGGGCGGGCCGACCTGGGGATCGCGACGCTCGGGACGACCTCGCCCGTGCCGCCGGAGCTGGTCGGGGGCGTCCTGGTGGAGGAGGGGTACGCGCTGGTGCATCCGGCGGGCCATCCGGCGCCCCGTTCGCTGCCGCTGATCGACTGGACCGAGAACTGCACCTCGTACACCCGGGCGTGGTGGGCGGGTCAGGAGTGGCTGCCGCCGGCGACTGTCCAGGCCGAGGACGACGGAGCGGTGCTCTCGATGGTGAGCACCGGTTTCGGTATGGCGGTGATGCCGGAGCTGTCCCTGGTCGGAGCATCGCCCTCGGTCGAGATCACCGATCTCGGTCCGGAGCGCCCGACCCGTTCGGTGGGCTATGTCACCACCCCCGAACTGGCCGTCTCCCCCGCCGTCCGGGCCCTGATCCGCGAGCTGAGGGCCGTCGCGGGCTGACGCGCTGTCCCGTTCCGGCGGACGCGCTGTCCCGGCCCGTCTCAGATAGTAGGAAGTCCGAGTAATTGTGGAGACAGATACGCGGACCTGGCCTAGCTTTGTAGAAGCCGAACGTCTCGCTTCATCAGCGAATGGCGGTCGAGAGCGCGACGCCCCTGTGCAGGTAACCCCTGCGGCGGCGCTCCCCGCCCCTGCCGGCACCTTCGATCATCACTGATCTCCGCACTTCGGATCACCACTGATCTCAAGGAGTCGATCCCTCATGGCCGCTCAGACCACCCGCCGCGTCCGCCACTCCGCCGGCCGCTCCAGCGACGAAGCCCGCCAGAACGCCGCCGCAGCCCTCCAGCGCGCCCTCGACCGCCGTGACAACGGCGGCTCCACCGGCCACTGACACACCTTCACCCGGATGGCGCTTCGTCCACATGATGGACGAGACGTGTCAGACGATGGGACGAAGAGTAGGGTGCCGACATGTCTCACAGCATCAATCTCGCAGTCATTCCCGGCGACGGCATCGGCCAGGAGGTCGTGGCCCAGGGCCTCAAGATCCTCGCGGCCGTCCTTCCCCAGGACGTGAAGCTGGAGACCGAGGAGTACGACTTCGGCGCCAAGCGCTACCACGCCACCGGTGAAACCCTCACCGACGCCGACCTCGACTCCCTCAAGAAGCACGACGCCATCCTGCTCGGCGCCATCGGCGACCCGTCGGTGCCCTCCGGCGTCCTGGAGCGCGGCTTCCTCCTGAAGCTCCGCTTCGCCTTCGACCACCACGTGAACCTGCGTCCCTCGAAGCTGCTCCCCGGCGTCGCCACCCCGCTCGCCGGGCAGCCCGAGATCGACTTCGTCGTGGTCCGCGAGGGCACCGAGGGCCCGTACACCGGCAACGGCGGCACCATCCGCAAGGGCACCCCGCACGAGGTCGCCACCGAGGTCTCGGTCAACACCGCCTTCGGTGTCGAGCGGGTCGTCCGGGACGCCTTCGCCCGCGCCCAGGCCCGCCCGCGCAAGAAGCTCACGCTGGTCCACAAGAACAACGTGCTGACCTTCGCCGGTCACCTCTGGACGGACACCTTCCACAAGGTCGCCGCCGAGTTCCCCGAGGTCACCACCGACTACCTGCACGTCGACGCCGCGACGATCTTCCTCGTCACCGACCCGGCCCGCTTCGACGTGATCGTCACCGACAACCTCTTCGGCGACATCATCACCGACCTCGCCGCGGCCGTCTCCGGCGGCATCGGCGTCGCCGCCTCGGGCAACATCAACCCGAGCGGCGAGTTCCCGTCCATGTTCGAGCCGGTCCACGGCTCCGCGCCGGACATCGCGGGCCAGGGCAAGGCCGACCCCACGGCCACCGTCCTCTCCGTCGCGCTCCTGCTGCGCCACCTCGGCTACGAGGCCGAGGCCGTCCGGGTCGAGGAGGCCGTCGCCGCCGACCTCACCGAGCGCGGCGACCGGGTCCGTACCACGGACGAGATCGGCGACGCGCTCGCCGCGCGAGTAGCGAGCTGACCCGGCCGACTGACATCTGACAGCAGCCGCCGGGTCGCACAGCGCCCGGCGGCTGTCCCTTGCGCGGCCCCGGGCGCACCCCCCGAACCCCGGACCGCGTTCACCCGTTTCACGCACCGGTCCCCACGAGCGATAATCGAACGTGGGGCCGCGGCATGCGGGCATGCTCGGACGTCCACCCTCGTCAGGGACAGCAGTCTCCGACAGCGGCGTGCGGTGCGCGGTCCTCCCACACAACCGGTGAAGGACACGCACTCATGACGACGCCCACGATCGAGCTCAAGCCCTCCTCCAGCCCGCTGTCCGCCGCGGAGCGCGAGGCGATCCTGGCCAACCCCGGATTCGGCCGCCACTTCACCGACCACATGGTCACCATCCGGTGGACCGAGGGCCGCGGCTGGCACGACGCCCAGCTCGTGCCGTACGGCCCGCTCTCCCTGGACCCCGCCACGAACGTCCTGCACTACGCGCAGGAGATCTTCGAGGGCCTGAAGGCCTACCGCCGCCCCGACGGCTCGGTCGCCACCTTCCGCCCCGACGCCAACGCCCGCCGCTTCCAGGCCTCCGCCCACCGGCTCGGCATGCCCGAGCTGCCGGTCGAGACCTTCGTCGAGGCCTGTGACGTCCTCGTCCGGCACGACGAGGCCTGGGTCCCGGCGCACGGCGGCGAGGACTCGCTCTACCTGCGCCCGTTCATGATCGCCACGGAGGTCGGCCTCGGCGTCCGCCCGGCCAACGAGTACCTCTTCGTCGTCATCGCCTCGCCGGCCGGCCCGTACTTCCCGGGCGGCGTCAAGCCCGTCTCCATCTGGGCCTCCGAGGACCGCGTCCGCGCCGTCCCCGGCGGCGTGGGCGACGCCAAGACCGGCGGCAACTACGCGGCCTCCCTGCTCGCGCAGGCCGAGGCGGCGGCCAAGGGCTGCGACCAGGTCTGCTACCTCGACGCGGTCGAGCACAAGTGGGTCGAGGAACTCGGCGGCATGAACCTGTACTTCGTGTACGGAAACAAGATCGTGACGCCCACCCTCACCGGCTCGCTGCTCGCCGGCATCACCCGTGACTCGCTCCTCAAGGTCGCGGGGGACCTCGGCTACGAGTCCGAGGAGGCCCGCGTCTCCATCGACCAGTGGCAGGCCGACACCGAGAACGGCACCCTCACCGAGGTCTTCGCCTGCGGCACCGCCGCCGTCATCACCCCGGTCGGCACGGTCAAGTCCGCCCGGGGCGAGTGGCAGCAGTCGGGCGGCGAGCCCGGCGAGGTCACGATGAAGCTGCGCGACGCGCTGCTCGCGATCCAGACCGGCAAGGCCGACGACGTCCACGGCTGGATGCACGAGCTCGGCTAGTCGTCACTCCGCGGGCACCAGGGCCTCCGCCGCCGTACCGGCGGCGGGGGCCCTGTTCGGCGTCAGGACCGCGTACAGCGTCCCGCCGACGATCCCCGACAGCACGAAGCTGCAGTCGATCCCGCCCGTCAGGGCGATCAGCGGACCCTCGTACAGCGGCGTGGACACGGCGGCCAGGCCGACCGCCGCGCCGATCGCCCAGGAGGCGGTGGCGCGCGGGTGCCAGCCCGCCGAGAACCAGTAGATCCCGCCGCGCGAGCGCCGGTTGTAGACCTGGAGCGCCTCCGGGTCGTACACCCCTCCGCAGCGCAGATGGCCGATCAGGGTGATCACCGCCCACGGGGTGCCGATCGCCGTGAGCAGCAGGACGAACGAGGTCATCGCCGACTGGGCGTCCGAGGCGAAGTGGCCGAGGAAGACGAAGGCCGTCGCCACCGCGGCGACCACGAGCGTGG is from Streptomyces venezuelae ATCC 10712 and encodes:
- a CDS encoding proline dehydrogenase family protein, which encodes MLGPVILAASRSDKMRRFVSAAPGTKQVVARFIAGQTVEDVVPIVQELSERGLEVTLDVVGEDITTVEQSYAARDAYLELIGRLKELGLGERAEMSVKLSMFGQSLENGHELALANVRPVVAAAAEIGTTVTLDAEDHTTLDSMFAIHEELRKDFPQTGCVIQAYLFRTEDDARRLAANGSRVRIVKGAYKEPASVAIQDKPEIDKAYVRIMKILMDGEGYPMIGSHDPRLISIGQELARRAGRKLDEYEFQMLYGIRSEEQNRLAAEGHRMRVYTAYGTDWYGYFMRRLAEKPANLLFFVRSILTKG
- a CDS encoding DUF1266 domain-containing protein, producing MTTGSWAAAPTRTERLLYEAGARGDRAAVLDVLGGARLYVLQARVHADAPGYVPPLPSQRDKAARRTVVPVLTEGMLPPWHPDWVFQQTTLPRLAAAWQHDRWWLAVNPGTPYEAALPARAADRRAWQEAGARGGGPARLRLLTHAGEQLHGPVAHALALGAHLAVLNGLVWNGLRAQYEDYPSDVARLRHPWAVHHRADFRDTLRTLIATRLVGRVPESVLGIRRTLTARLGAAPSGEQWAAAVGTASERDDRYGEDPAEAREFLRRITHYEERFRADGLLPPGGRVDTLAAFDHGRAVNVVRLALGARYCDPQEAEESVLRVLEAARRTYGSWEEFSLGYVLARLIHFDEGDPEPMYQESLALHRALTQDPSSPYRNIPWS
- a CDS encoding LysR family transcriptional regulator; the encoded protein is MTDLAPRELRVLVAVAEQGGFSAAAVTLGMTQSAVSHSVRGSERRLGAVLFDRGRSGAVPTPAGERALGYARRVLRLLEVMGSEVRAASHGGSRGGGAGDGPEEVAGPLRIAAFRSAALHLLPRALGRLTERHPGIVPEVRIVREVGRGTAGEVLDGRADLGIATLGTTSPVPPELVGGVLVEEGYALVHPAGHPAPRSLPLIDWTENCTSYTRAWWAGQEWLPPATVQAEDDGAVLSMVSTGFGMAVMPELSLVGASPSVEITDLGPERPTRSVGYVTTPELAVSPAVRALIRELRAVAG
- a CDS encoding PucR family transcriptional regulator, producing MKGDYQDLVDEISALLGAPATLENRDFGLIAFGAHDSDDDTAMDPVRTRSILTRKSTPAVRAWFEGFGITRATGPVRIPAAPDAGVFRDRLCLPVRHRGVVLGYVWLLDAEPGPSPAQLTAAMEVATRIGGLLADEERADADLSREFAAVLTAGRGWQSDMAVAALRVALGPSADGLHTLVCVTPWQGEAPSIRSVPAAAAVTTLPEGASLAVLVRLRTAEDLSPAHTVADRLRAAAPAGIANPRRGLTELPAAWREANTAARAATAQPSLGPVAEWTGIGPYRLLAALYHPEIDPAVAPLIVPAHAELARTAEVFLDNAGQAGRTAAALGIHRQTLYYRLSRVEQLTGLDLDDGEDRLLLHMSLKSARL
- a CDS encoding MDR family NADP-dependent oxidoreductase; amino-acid sequence: MTNDTMITVQQTARPDGFPTPGLFSFVESPVPAPGPGTALVENLQWSVDPYHREAMDSDEIWTLNSPMEGRTLGRVLDSRDPALRPGDLVLHRAGWRTHALVTPTKARKIPDLGPGVPLAAHLSLLGGTGLSAYVGLTRIARLQPGEDLFVSAAAGGVGTAAGRLARLLGAGRLVGSAGSARKVAYLTEEVGFDAAFDYHGGPVPQLLAKAAPEGLDAVLDGVGGDHLEAAIASLRPFGRIAWVGAVGQYHSLSAPPPAPRNLFDVVGKSIRLEGFLVRDHADALDELYDLAVPRLRDGSLPLDVTVVTGFERIVDAFLGMLRGENLGKMLVAQEL
- a CDS encoding GNAT family N-acetyltransferase — encoded protein: MTVRTAPTHELGAARLRSVRAMLDAAFDDDFSDDDWDHTLGGVHAWIEDGDGIAAHGAVVMRRALHCGRWHRVGYVEGVAVRDGLRRRGLGGAVMTELERVIDGAYVFGALGASDDGAALYRARGWRVWEGRLEALGPEGVVHLAEEEGHVFLRPAAGRELPDPAAALVFDWRDGDVM
- a CDS encoding PadR family transcriptional regulator, yielding MAADRRSSWLKGVLDLLVLSRLTDGESYGYEIAKALAEAGLGEIKGGTLYPVLNRLEEAGLVEAEFRAAERGPGRRYYRLTERGREHLATESRDWLRFHRAVETTLHPGGSTT
- the pruA gene encoding L-glutamate gamma-semialdehyde dehydrogenase produces the protein MDAVTQVPAPVNEPVHSYAPGSPERLRLETKLKELAENPRELPMTIGGVKRLGGGEEFKVVQPHNHKAVIGTFRGATTQDAQDAVDAALAAAPAWRAMSFDDRAAIILRAAELLAGPWRETLAASTMLGQSKTAQQAEIDTPCELVDFWRFNVAYARQILAEQPPANSPGVWNRLDHRPLEGFVYAITPFNFTAIAGNLPTAPALMGNVVVWKPSPTQTHSAVLLMELLEEAGLPKGVINLVTGDGIAVSEVALNHPDLAGIHFTGSTKTFQHLWKTVGTNIEKYRSYPRIVGETGGKDFVVAHPSADRAILKTALTRGSFEFQGQKCSASSRAYIPASIWNDGFKEEFAAEVDGITMGDVTDLSNFIGAVIDERSFAKNKAAIDRAKADPTCTIVAGGTYDDSVGYFVRPTVIECTDPENEVFKAEYFGPILAIHVYDDSSAEKYDEMLTQMESVSDYALTGSVISGDRAAAAYTMEKLRFAAGNFYINDKSTGAVVGQQPFGGGRASGTNDKAGAPQNLMRWTLTRAIKETLVPPTEYGYPHMG